DNA from Leptospira harrisiae:
GGACGGAATCTCGGGGCTTAAACCCTTTTCAAATTGTTCTGCCACCGTACTTGCCAATTTCTTTGATCGTCTTTGGGTGACACTGGACAACATCTGGGATTGGATTTGGGAAACAACGGGGTTCTTATGTTTTCCCACATACCGATTTTCTAAAAGGGCAGTTTCACGGGCAGCCTCTGTGCTTGGACTTTGGGAAAGGTAATAGACTTCAAAACCAGCTGCTTTATCCGACAGGGAAGCATTACAGTGGAAACTAATAAACACCACGTCTCTTGTATCCTGCAACATTTGGTTTGCCAGTTTCGAACGATCTTCGAGTTCCACAAAACTATCATTTTTACGAACCATCTGCACCCGAATTTCAGGATAGTATTTCCGTAAGTACAGATAAGTATAACGGGCCACACCAAGACTCACATCCTTTTCAAAGTATCCGCTAGGATCAGAAGTCCCCGGATCCTTCCCTCCGTGTCCTGCATCGATCACAATGGCTTTTACATTTAGATTTCGTTTGGGAACTGGTTCTTTCGGAATGAGAACCCAAAGTTCAGTTTCTTTGAATTGGTAACGAACATCATAGGAAATTAAATTCAGTAAAATCGCTTCCACAAGATCCAAAGGAAGATACACATCTTCTTCCTTTTTTAAAATGGCTTTGGGGATTTTGTAAATTTTGCCATCTAAAGTATAAAAACTGGACCCTAGGCGAAATTGAAGATTCCCTTGGGGAGTGTAGATGGAACCAACTCTTGTGAATTTTTTTAGTTTGGTTGTGAGTTCTGGCATTATCGATTTTAAATCCGAAAATGCTACGTAGTTCCCTTTCCCATAGAGCGGAAGTTTGGCGACCTCAGCTCCAAGGAAACACGGGAAAATACAAAAACAAAGGAGAACTAATCTTTTTTGAAAATAGAAAGAATTCGCTGCCAAATCGATTGTTTCTGTTTTTTAGATTTTTTCACTTCGTTGATATCGAAGAGATTCCGTCTTGGGTCATTCTTTTTATATGAATTCCCTGACTGGTTTTTCTTATGTTGGCCTTTGCCCTTACCATCTTTGGAATGCCCACCATGTTTGAATTCATGGTGAGTCATTTTGGCCGGGTGTTTATGGTCGCCTTCTCCCTCATGAGGGTGTGACATCTTCGCCGGCGGATGGTGTTTTTCCCCTTTTCCTTTCCCACGTCCACGGTCTCCCGAACGATTTTCACTACGGTCACCTGACCTGTGTTCGCCGCCTCTTTGCTCTCCCCCGCGTCTTGGTTTCCCACCACGGCCGCCACGTTCTCCGCGTTCCCGGTCTTGGTATTTTTTTTCTCCAGGAATGGCTTCATCGGCAAATACAGGAGTGAACTCTCCCTTCGGAAATTCCAAATACTCTTCTCGAATTTCCCCGATCGGAATTTTGGAATTTAGGTAACGTTCAATTCGTTCCAGTTCGGTATAATCTGTTTCAGAACAAAACCCAATGGACATACCCTTTCTTCCCGCACGGGCAGTACGTCCAATGCGGTGCACATAGTTTTCTGCATCTTGGGGAAGGTCATAATTATAAACTACATCAATATTTTCGATATCGATTCCGCGAGAAGCGACATCAGTGGCAATCAGGTATTTGTATTTTCCCGCTTTGAAGTCGCGTAACAAACGAATCCGTTTTTTTTGATCGAGTTCCGAAGAAAGTCCCGTAGCCGTAATTCCAAACCTTCGAAGAACTGAAACTATCTTTGGGATGTTCATTTTGTAGTTAGTAAAAATGATTCCCAGGCCTTCGATTTCATTATGTAGAAGTGAATTCACAAGGTAAGGAAGTTTTTCTTCTCTTCCTAAATGGAGTAAGTTTTGGTCAATTCGTTCGGTGATAACTTTTTCTGGATTGATATGGACTTCAATCGGATCGTTTAAGTATTTACTCGCAAGACGAACCACTTCGTAACTGAGAGTGGCACTAAAAAGAAGAGACTGTTTTCTGTTTTTACATTTGTGAAAGATGTATTTGAGATCTTGGACAAATCCCATATCGAACATTCTGTCCGCTTCATCTAAAATCACCACTTTGATGTTTTCCAAAGAGAGGCCGTGGTTTTTAACAAAGTCAATGAGCCGCCCAGGAGTTGCGACAATGATACATGCTTTGTTGCCGAGCGCTTGTTCTTGGGATTTATAATCAGTCCCACCGATGATGGTAGCCACTCCAAAGTCAGTGAACTCTAAAAGTTTTTTAGCTTCTTCTGCAATTTGGATGGTGAGTTCTCTTGTGGGTGCAAGGACAAGGGCGTAAGGGAGAGCCTCCTCTTCTTCGGCTGATAAAAGCCTATGGAGAGTGGGAAGTAAAAAAGCCATAGTCTTTCCAGTACCTGTTTGTGCAAGGCCTGTGAGGTCATTTCCTTCCATCGCGAAAGGAATGGACTTGGCTTGGATGGGGGTGAGTTCTGTGTAGCCGATTTTATCTAGTGCTTTTACAAGAGACTCGTGAAAGGGTAATTCGTTAAATTTCATAATGGATTTCAGTGTTTTAATTTTCTGGCGATTAGTTCGATGGTATCACCATAGGCAAATTGGTTTGCATAGAGGCGATACAGCCATTCGGGGAGTTTGCCTCTAGGCCCTAAATCCCGGTAGGAGTGATACGACATAGGTCTAACATAGTTCACCTCGAAGCCAAGGATTGACAAGAGTTTTTTCAAAGAGTGCACCGAGTAGTCAAAAAAGTGGTCAGAAGGATGGGTCAAAAACCATTCCTTGGGATTGGATTGAAAACTCGGGCCAAAACTGGAAGGAACCGCTAGATAGAGATGCCCACCTGGCCGAATCCAATCCCCTAGCCGTTTCCAAATCCCTTCTATGTCTTCGATATGCTCAATGACAAAAAAGGCCGCAATGACATCAAAAGTATTTTTCCATAAAAGACTTTCCACTGACAAAACAGAAGTTTGGCCTACATCAAGTCCGAGTGTGGATTTAGAATATTCCACTTCTTTCGGAGAAAGTTCAAGGCCTTTGGTTTGGTACCCGGCATTTTTGGCTTCATCCAAAAAAAATCCAGCAGCCGATCCAATTTCCAAAAGGGATTTTCCCATTGGATTTGCCCCCACCGATTCCAAATTGTGGAGCCTACGTTTTGCCATCACCCGAAGGTTTGGTTCATCTTCATAATAAGATTTTTTGTATTGGGACTTGTATTCTTCCATAAAGTAACTATCCCCATACTCTCTATGTTTTGCAGGCAGATACCGAAGAACACCTGTAAGCTGGCATTCTTCGTAATATTCTGGGAATTTTTTATGTGGGATAAATTCGAATAAACTCAAAAATACGTTCTCTTTTTTGATTCGAGAGATTTTTCATACTGAGCCCTTGCCGCCCTTTTGTTTTCATAGGCTTCGGTAAGGCTTGGGTTGAGATCAATGGCTGTTTGGAAACTAGAAAGTGCCCGTTTAAATTCCCCATTTTTAAAATAACATACTCCCAAATAATTGTGAGCCTTAGAGGAAATGGTAGGAGTGACATCCGAACGAGTGATGACTGTTAGTTCCTCAATTGCTTTTTCCCTGTCCACGAGTGAACCCGAATCAATGAGAATTTTGGAAAGGACAAGTTTTGATTCCATATCTTCGGGATCAATATGAGTCGCACGAAATGCTTCCTCTTTGGCTTTTTTTGATAACCCAGAGTTTCCGCTATTTGCATAACTTAAAGCCAGTTTTCTATGGGCAAGTTTGATTTCTTTTGGATCTTTAGAATTTTCCAAAACATAAACGAGCATCTTTTCTGCGGCTGGATAGTTTTTGGTTTGGATGTAAACATCTGCCAGTTTCAATCTTGCTTCATAAAGTTCCGGTTTCCAAGCAATGGCTTCTTCGTATTCGGCAATGGCTTCTGAATAAAAACGGTTTTCTAAATAATAATCAGCGATTGCAAGTCGTGACTGTGTATGGTTCGGATCAAGGGCTTGCGATTTACGAAGGGACTCAATGGCCATCGTAGGTTTTCCCGCATGCAAATAAGTTAGACCCAAATTGTAATAGGCTGATTGGTTTTTCGGATTTAGGGACAGAGCCCCTTCGAAAGCAGTAATACTTTCCGAATACCTTTCCATCTCGTCCAAAATGATACCGAGATTTACATAAGCAGTTTCCGAATAGCTATCTCCCGGAGTGAGGCGAATGATCCGGCGAAACAAACTTTCGGCTTCTACCAGTTCCCCTTTTTTATAATAGAGTTCTGACAAAGCAAAAAGAGAATCCACGTCACTTGGTTTGAGTAACAAAGCTTTTTTTAAGGCAGTGATGGCCATATTGGTTTGTCCCATAGATAGAAAGGCATCTGCAATATAACGATACACTTCTGGTTCATTGGCATTGGAATCAAGGGCTTTTTGAAAGTATTTAGCTGCTTCTTCAGGGACTTTCTTTTTTAAATACACCAAACCTAAGTTATAGTAGGATTTGGCATCGTTTGTTTTCAAACGAATCACTTCTCGAAAATAAAACTCTGCCCTGTCATAATCCTCTCTTTGGTAAAAGATAGTTCCAAGATGACCGTAAGAGAGAACTGCTGTTTGGGAATTGGGTGCTGTTTGTATTACTTTTTGGAATTCGGAAATGGCCTCTGCCATATTTCCTTGTTTCAAATAACTAATGGCTAAGTTGTAAGTGAGGGTGACATCAGTTGGTGCCAAAGACTGCCCTTCTTTGTAAGCTTCGATGGCACTAGCCGGATCTCCAATCTCTTGGAATAAATTGCCTTGGAGGAGTGCCACACGGTAATCATTCGGCGCAATTTCTTTGGCTCTTTCTGCGGCCCGTCTTGCTTCTTCAAATTTTCCCGCATGTTTGAATGCGAGGGATAAATTATAAAATGCAAAATAGTTTTTGGAATCATATTGGATGGCTTTTTCCAATCGTTCAATGGCATTGATATAACGACCTGCTTCATCATACATCACCCCAAGGACGGTGAGGGCAATGGATTTGTCTTCGTCACTGCCTGGTGAATTTAAAAACTCCTCACAAACATTTCCCACACGGTTCATATAACGGTTGTGATAGGCATTGAGACAGGCCGCCAGTTTCGGATTTACGGAATCATCAGGAAGGTAAGGTTTATCCACAAGAAGGTTCAGTGCCTTTTTATCTGTGGGGAGATTTTTTAAGGCTTTTGCGATCTCTTCGGGGTTTTGTTTTTTTTGTAGATACCACCAGTAACCAGCGGTTAAAAATCCAAGAACAAGGGCGACAAGAAAGGACCAAAATAGAAAAGATAAAACGGGACGACGGGCAGTAGTTTCCGATTCGTAAGTGGTTTCTTTTTCACGACCCAGGTTCCGTAAGTATGGATCTTCCTGGTAATAACTTGGCTGTGAGGATTGTTCCTCAATACGAAACCGGTTTTTTTGGATGGGATCCATTCTATCTCTTACTGGGGTTTGTTCGCTACGATCTCCTTCTTATAGAAGGCATCAAGTAATCCGTTGATAAACTGTGCCGATTCGTCTGTTTCAAATTCTTTAGTGAGTTCGACCGCTTCATTGATGACAACGGGGGCCGCAAGGAAAGGTTCCTTTTGCAAACTAAGAATCGATAGACGTAAAATACAACGGTTGACCACGGAAATACGCGAAAGTTCCCAATTCTCCGAATACTTCTTGATTAGAGTATCGATCGCTTTTCGATTTTCGACCACTCCTTTCACAAGAAAGACAGCATAATCCTTTTCTTCACGAGTGATTTTTTTGTCATACCAATCGAATTTCATGGCCCGATCCGGATCGGTTCCCACTAAGTCAATTTGGTAGAGGCACATTAAGGCGAGACTTCGCCCGCGGTGTCTAGAACTCATCCGATCTCTTTGAAAAGATTTGCCATTTCGATGGCTGTGGTGGCTGCTTCGTATCCTTTGTTGCCTGCTTTGGTTCCTGCCCTTTCAATGGCTTGTTCGATGGATTCTGTGGTGATGACCCCAAAAATCACAGGAACAGATCCATCCGCCACTGAACCAACCTTAGCGGCTTCCCCGGAAACCAAATCATAATGAGAAGTAGCCCCACGGATGACTGCCCCAAGGCAAACAATGGCTGAGAATTGGTACTTTTTAGATAATAAAACACGTTTTACGGTTTGTGGGAGTTCGAAGGCACCGGGAACATAGATGACAGTGACATCACTATCACTAATCCCATGTTGTCTATAAGCATCTTTTGCCCCTTTGAGTAGAGACTCCGTGATGAATTCGTTGAACTTAGAAACGATGACACAATGTTTTTGTCCGTTTCCGATGCGTGTGCCTTCCAGTGTAGCTGTCATGTATCCAAAATCCTAGGGGGTAGTTATTTCGCAAGACGAATGACGAGGGTAATCTTTCCGTCTGGATTTTCTACCACTTCGAACCCATCTCGTTCGAGTGCTTTTTTGGCTCGGTAGATGGCCAGATTCACAACATTGGTTTTTTCATCCTGCAGTTTTTCTGATTCCCGGTTCATAGATCCCCTCTTAAACTTAAAGGTCGGATGCCTAACCATCCAATCTTAAATGCCAATGGCTTTACAAGGTAGAATTGTTTTCCTCTTATGTCATATAGGAAGAAAATGAAGAAAAAGAAATCCGTAAAGAAGGTCAAAAAAAGGAAACCGGTAGTGTATACCGAGGGTGACTTTATTGTAAAACCTTCCTCTGTTCCCAATATTGGAATGGGACTATTCACCAAACAAACATTATACAAGGGAGATACCGTTGGTTATTACATGGGTAAAATCATTACCGATGAACAAGCGGAATCGAACAAATACGTAGACTCAAAATACCTACTTTGGATCTGTAAAGACTGGTGGATTTATGGGGAAGGACGCGAGTCGAATTACACTCGTTACATCAACCACTCTTCAAAACCCAATGCAGAACTTGTCACATCTGTCCGATGGAAAACGGCTAGGTTTAAGGTTTTAAAAACAATCCCAGAAGGATCAGAAATATTTTTTGATTATGGAAAAGACTACTGGGATAATGTGGACTTCAAACCGAAGTAAGCAGAATCGAATCATTAAGGCCAGAATCAACTGGCCTTACACAAAACTGAATCCTAAGAAAAAGGTCTCTTAAAGGAGACCGTTATTTCCAAAAGATGTTTTAGTGGAGGTTTTGAGAGCATCAGAAGCTTCCAAAGCTTCCGTGTACCGAATGACTGAATCATCCATACGAAACACTCCTTCCGTCGTTTCCCTATGCACAAACCGACAAACCAGTAAATTTGCAGCAAAAAAGAGAACCGCGAGAACCAAGGGAAAACGATACGAATTCGACATAAAACCCTCCGATTTAAGTTAAGCCTCTTACCCGGCCTTCTCCCGGCAAGAAATTTTTAGAGAGATTCTAATAGAAATCCTCTATACGGATATCTGGGAACGCATTGTTCTCTGTTTCGGCCGCCAAAAGGACCGCCTCATCGAGAGTCCCCGTAAGCATTTCCTCCAAACTAAGGAAGAGATTGGTGTGCACATTGGTACGCCGAACGGCATAATCCACCATGGTTCCTGTTTTCATAATAAAGGCCCAGTCGCTACTTTGTAATAATAAAAGTTCCCTTCCCATTTGTTTCAAAATTCGTTTTTGTAATTCGGTTCCAGTGGATCCAAATTCATGGGCCCTCTTATGCATCCGAATGCTAAGACCGTGGATGAGAGGATAAATCCAATCGTTGGTGGGATTGAGCCAAACTTCCCCATAGCCATTTTCTCCCCAACTGGACATTTTCATTTCCACTGACTGAACCCGAGGGAGGGCCCTTGCTGCTTCTAAAGGATGGGAAAGTTTGATCGTATTTTGGTTGAAGTGGATTTTTTTAAATAGAAATTCGATAAACTGTGGGCCTTCATACCACCAGTGACCATATAACTCTGCATCATACGGGGAAACTATCACCGCCTGTTGTTTGTTTGTTTCGAATAAATACTCTGCTTGGCGGATGCGATTTCGTAAAAAATCTTCTGCATGATTACCGGCCGCTTCCATCGCCCAGTC
Protein-coding regions in this window:
- a CDS encoding DEAD/DEAH box helicase — protein: MKFNELPFHESLVKALDKIGYTELTPIQAKSIPFAMEGNDLTGLAQTGTGKTMAFLLPTLHRLLSAEEEEALPYALVLAPTRELTIQIAEEAKKLLEFTDFGVATIIGGTDYKSQEQALGNKACIIVATPGRLIDFVKNHGLSLENIKVVILDEADRMFDMGFVQDLKYIFHKCKNRKQSLLFSATLSYEVVRLASKYLNDPIEVHINPEKVITERIDQNLLHLGREEKLPYLVNSLLHNEIEGLGIIFTNYKMNIPKIVSVLRRFGITATGLSSELDQKKRIRLLRDFKAGKYKYLIATDVASRGIDIENIDVVYNYDLPQDAENYVHRIGRTARAGRKGMSIGFCSETDYTELERIERYLNSKIPIGEIREEYLEFPKGEFTPVFADEAIPGEKKYQDRERGERGGRGGKPRRGGEQRGGEHRSGDRSENRSGDRGRGKGKGEKHHPPAKMSHPHEGEGDHKHPAKMTHHEFKHGGHSKDGKGKGQHKKNQSGNSYKKNDPRRNLFDINEVKKSKKQKQSIWQRILSIFKKD
- the ribH gene encoding 6,7-dimethyl-8-ribityllumazine synthase; this encodes MTATLEGTRIGNGQKHCVIVSKFNEFITESLLKGAKDAYRQHGISDSDVTVIYVPGAFELPQTVKRVLLSKKYQFSAIVCLGAVIRGATSHYDLVSGEAAKVGSVADGSVPVIFGVITTESIEQAIERAGTKAGNKGYEAATTAIEMANLFKEIG
- the nusB gene encoding transcription antitermination factor NusB; translation: MSSRHRGRSLALMCLYQIDLVGTDPDRAMKFDWYDKKITREEKDYAVFLVKGVVENRKAIDTLIKKYSENWELSRISVVNRCILRLSILSLQKEPFLAAPVVINEAVELTKEFETDESAQFINGLLDAFYKKEIVANKPQ
- a CDS encoding SET domain-containing protein, which codes for MKKKKSVKKVKKRKPVVYTEGDFIVKPSSVPNIGMGLFTKQTLYKGDTVGYYMGKIITDEQAESNKYVDSKYLLWICKDWWIYGEGRESNYTRYINHSSKPNAELVTSVRWKTARFKVLKTIPEGSEIFFDYGKDYWDNVDFKPK
- a CDS encoding N-acetylmuramoyl-L-alanine amidase family protein; the protein is MAANSFYFQKRLVLLCFCIFPCFLGAEVAKLPLYGKGNYVAFSDLKSIMPELTTKLKKFTRVGSIYTPQGNLQFRLGSSFYTLDGKIYKIPKAILKKEEDVYLPLDLVEAILLNLISYDVRYQFKETELWVLIPKEPVPKRNLNVKAIVIDAGHGGKDPGTSDPSGYFEKDVSLGVARYTYLYLRKYYPEIRVQMVRKNDSFVELEDRSKLANQMLQDTRDVVFISFHCNASLSDKAAGFEVYYLSQSPSTEAARETALLENRYVGKHKNPVVSQIQSQMLSSVTQRRSKKLASTVAEQFEKGLSPEIPSRGVKKADFSVLRGSLMPAVLVEMGYLTNPEESRKLRDKTYQKKIARSVIKGIHEYASSKD
- a CDS encoding class I SAM-dependent methyltransferase, whose translation is MSLFEFIPHKKFPEYYEECQLTGVLRYLPAKHREYGDSYFMEEYKSQYKKSYYEDEPNLRVMAKRRLHNLESVGANPMGKSLLEIGSAAGFFLDEAKNAGYQTKGLELSPKEVEYSKSTLGLDVGQTSVLSVESLLWKNTFDVIAAFFVIEHIEDIEGIWKRLGDWIRPGGHLYLAVPSSFGPSFQSNPKEWFLTHPSDHFFDYSVHSLKKLLSILGFEVNYVRPMSYHSYRDLGPRGKLPEWLYRLYANQFAYGDTIELIARKLKH
- a CDS encoding tetratricopeptide repeat protein; the protein is MDPIQKNRFRIEEQSSQPSYYQEDPYLRNLGREKETTYESETTARRPVLSFLFWSFLVALVLGFLTAGYWWYLQKKQNPEEIAKALKNLPTDKKALNLLVDKPYLPDDSVNPKLAACLNAYHNRYMNRVGNVCEEFLNSPGSDEDKSIALTVLGVMYDEAGRYINAIERLEKAIQYDSKNYFAFYNLSLAFKHAGKFEEARRAAERAKEIAPNDYRVALLQGNLFQEIGDPASAIEAYKEGQSLAPTDVTLTYNLAISYLKQGNMAEAISEFQKVIQTAPNSQTAVLSYGHLGTIFYQREDYDRAEFYFREVIRLKTNDAKSYYNLGLVYLKKKVPEEAAKYFQKALDSNANEPEVYRYIADAFLSMGQTNMAITALKKALLLKPSDVDSLFALSELYYKKGELVEAESLFRRIIRLTPGDSYSETAYVNLGIILDEMERYSESITAFEGALSLNPKNQSAYYNLGLTYLHAGKPTMAIESLRKSQALDPNHTQSRLAIADYYLENRFYSEAIAEYEEAIAWKPELYEARLKLADVYIQTKNYPAAEKMLVYVLENSKDPKEIKLAHRKLALSYANSGNSGLSKKAKEEAFRATHIDPEDMESKLVLSKILIDSGSLVDREKAIEELTVITRSDVTPTISSKAHNYLGVCYFKNGEFKRALSSFQTAIDLNPSLTEAYENKRAARAQYEKSLESKKRTYF